The Juglans regia cultivar Chandler chromosome 16, Walnut 2.0, whole genome shotgun sequence nucleotide sequence TAGACTTACTAGGGAGTAGCTTTGCGATGTCGATCGTGGCGGCCATGCGATGTGGTTTCTCACTACGGTTTTCGACAATAAGTGTTGGCTTCTTTCCAAGGAGGCAGAACACAAAATGAGAGATTGTGAGATAGAGAGAGTACAATGTGAGGAAGAGAGAGCTCACCATGAAACAACGAGGAGGTGTGCGATGAGTCTGGGACGACGTGCGGTGGCTTCTGTCGTGTAACGGGGCTGAAAACTGAGGGACGTGGGGAGGAATTTTCTTGCTCTATTTTGGATGCATAAATCAGAGGATGATGGATGCTTACGTGGTGGTTCTTAGAATCCTACACGTGGTTCAGGGCGGACTACGATGGTGTGGGTTGTAGGTTTGAAGCAGTAGGTTTGGCGGCTTCCATCGTGTAGGAGAGAACTCGGCAGCGTTGCGTGGTGGTCATACGTGGTTGTGCTTTGTTATGGCTCTTGGTTTGGACGTCACAATGCAACTACGGCTGAGATAGCTTCCATTGGTGATAGAGAAACAACCTGGGTGTGGGGTGCGCAGTGGATTGCTGGATAGGTGGCTGGCAGAGGAGAGAGATGCATATATAGATGATTGGAAAACCCTAGGGAAGGAGATGTGCATGGCGCAGAGACAGGTGTGGAGACGTGCATGGTGCAGAGTTTGATCGTTGGTTTTCACAGGATTGGGTTTTGGGCATACCAAGTTTGGGCTTTTTCCGTGAGTTATGGGTCTCGAcctctaaaaataatacaattggtCACATAAATTTTTcaacccataaaaatatttaacctaatctaaaaatatttaataattttaacttagTTATCAAGTTCAATAAAAACTCGATATtcgcaaaaataaaaattgggccTATAGTCTATTTTAGAATTACTCGTTAATCTCAAGTGGACTTTTCATACATATAAACTCAACAAATTTTAGAATGCGGCTTGGTGCTGAACCCGGGTGTTACAATGGTAGTgtggtatatagaattttactttttgaaaatgatttttcacaattttttaataattagatgtcttgaaaaaataaatcgaaaaataattttaggttcggtttggattgagaggggctctctcaactcatctcatctcatctcatcattatgactttcataaatttccatacaaaatataataaaaaaatttaactttttcaaaatttaaaataataaaaatattaaaaattaatattttaataatattttattcaattttcaacttttatccaaactcatttcatctcaactcactatccaagtCAATGAAAAACTCAAGCTTCGTTTCTAAATTGGTTTCCCcttaaaaatttcagaaatcAATTTCCTCCCATccctttcttattttttaaaattttaaaaaattttatttatgtactataatgtttttaaaggtttatttatttattttttttttacattagatgtttttacttttttatttttatttttatcattcttttagtctttgaaatttttacttttttacttttaaaaagtttctttaattttatagcACGTTACATGTCACGTGGCTTGGCACATCAACATAATTAATAGATTTCTAACATTATGATTAACTAGATCAATGTTAAAGGCAGTGTAAAatgttcaataaaaatacactaaaaataatttgagtttaagGCAAACCATATAGactgattttgtatttaatattttttaatatatgtaaaaaaattgttataaaagtaaaagttgacactaatatttcatttatcacATAAAGAATTTAGTAAAAATATGGACACCAAAGAGCAAAAgcgttttttaaaaatatatagactTGTTTGGGATTGTGTTAgaagttttaaaaagtgtttaaatagctttaaaaactctttaatgaaaaaaattaagttgtttaggtattacatattaaaataatttttaatctcaattaaACTAAAGAGtatgtttgagaaaaataaaaaatatgatgcttttcctcaaacgtgtttttttggataatttgaAAAGTAGTTCAGATTTTTaagaatatgatcataatttaaaaaaaaaatcaaatgatcatcatgtctatatcaaaaaatatttttttaatttatttctaaacaaatataatatatttgaaagtattttaaacatataattacaaaacagtaaataactttttaacaatatttgaaattatatttttcaccaaaattctAAACATGCACATATTCTCATATCGTcaaccaaacaacaaaaaagccttttttacaagtaaaaaccaaataatttatttaaaaaaattattttacattcaaataaCAGACCCTTATTCACTTACATGAtgttaaaagaatttaaaaagtaagtagagaatgataaatatttttctaatcatttaatattaatttaatgtaTGATATGagttaataattagatttttttcaaatcttgcATTGTCAAAGAATGACtgttttcaatttaaaattgtatCATTCCTAATTATATTGATTAATGTATcccatttttatgaatttttgttcAATTGGTTAATTTACAAAACTacttaaataaatttcattaatcGGTgagatattaaattaaaaaattcgaTATAACAAGTAACACGGCATCTTCAAAAAGCTTATTTGTTTCTTGCTTTACAAGCTCTACGGTGTATGTGTAACTAATTATAATTCATACTAATCAATGTCATAATTACAAcccaattaaaattattattgttggaGATAAAGTCAAcaatcaaaaactaaaaaaagaataaatataaatattagagaaataaaaattatcaagatattttcaaaataaataattttatttaaatgagtttatatcACACACCATTCacataatttgaatataaaaaaataaaggtagaaaattatataattatagagtaatgctactcaatatctattttattattatcttttcattatctcatgatgtgatattaaatgattcgagattatttattataatttaattataaaattatcattaaatactgcattaaaaaatgttgagaagatgattatttataattatattgagaaatattttagtcataaattaatgtaatttgatataattttttaaattataaaattatttttattataatgtaGATTtaatagataagataaaaatgtatcaatttatgatattattttatgtaatttttttcggatgaaatatttattttattacatgaaTGCTCTTGCGCGTGTCATGCAGCAGATGCGCTCGCGCGTGAGTATTCTGTAAACTTGAAATGCTGCAGAAAATACTCTCTCTGAAGCTCAAAGTCCCAAGTGCAAAAGCTGCCGCCTTGAATCTGTATGACCGTATCACAGTGGGGTATTTAGGTTAATtctgataagaaaaaaaaaaaaaaaacaaaatccatctatttaattaattttattttattattataatttttttaaatttttaaataataataatattaaaaaaagtattttaataatattttatttaattcatttaaataaaaatatatttaataatatcgGTAGTCTCcgttctcaaatttttatttatttttatttaatattttaaaatgtaatttttaataatattataatttttttatttttttaaaaaatattttgaaatattaaaaaatagatataaaaaaaaaaaaaaaaaatcctaagacTAGCGGTGAGCGGCGGCTGTATAACCACTCTTAAGAAAAACGTGCTTTATGCTATCGGTTAACTCGTGATACAGCAATAGTTCTCCAAAAATAGAACctgttaactttttttttttttttttattaaatagattttcaaaaatattctttgatgTTCTTATTATTTGCGTTTGACACAGATCCTGTCTCTATCAGACCCTTTGTATATTCAAactctcaataaaataaaatcgaaTCTTTACTCAACCTTGTAATCTACTTTGCTCTGCCGTCTAATCTTGCACGCCAACGCCCCCTTTGTTCTTATCTTTCTTGCTGCAGACTTTTTGGGTCATCATTGAGCTTGTTTTAGGTAAAGCAATGCTCTTTACGCTTCTCTCTTCCATATTTTGGTCTTAAATTGGGTTTTGCATCTTTGAAGCTTTCTGTTCTGTGTAAATgatctttttgtttcttctatcttggtgtttttcaattttttgtgggTTTGCATAGATTGGAGTTTGGAGCTGAAATTGTTGGTTGATGGCGGAATTGATAGGGCCGAGATTATACAGCTGCTGTAATTGTCGAAACCATGTTTCGCTTCACGACGATATTATTTCCAAGGCTTTTCAGGTGAAGCACCTCAATTCCCCTGCATACTGTTTCCCTTTTTGGTCACAATATCAAGCATATTgttgggtcttttttttttttttttttttgtgattcttGACATATTATCGTTGGTTTCAAATCATTCTTGTAAATGGGAAAATCCCAAGCTGAGATTCGAGTGCAGAGGATTATTCTTGAGAATTGTGAGGTACCCTTGAATTGAAGACTTTGAAATACACACACCAAGTGTTTTAGATTGAGGAACACATATCTCTGAGGATCTATATTGAAttcaaacccaaataaaaacCAAACAGAAAAGGGCTAAAGAGAAAGAATTGAACCCAGAACTGCCTTTCTTTTATGGGTAAATAGGTTTATTGGACGCCAAGAGAGGAATTCAGGTCCAGTGCAAACTGTACTCTGAAATAAAAGGAGAGTAGTTGGATCTATACTTATTATGGCACATAGAAGACAGCTACACCCAAAAAGTTATAGATCATGAGAATAACTGCCTTGTCATGGCAAATCTCTGATGAGCCTTTGCAATGCCATCCCCATACTGATTACTTAGATAAAGAATTCATAAGCACACACATATGTTGCTGATTATGGCTTGGTGTTATCACCATCGTTTTCATATCTTTTACGAAAACTCCTATTGTTGTTTTGATTTGGGGGTAGATCTCCCTCTATCATTCTTTTCCATGATTATTGTTATCAGGGAAGACATGGCCGAGCATTTTTGTTCTCCCATGCAATGAACATCTCTGTTGGGCGAAAAGAAGACAGACATCTCATGACTGGTCTCCACACTGTAGCTGATATCCATTGTGCTGATTGCCAAGAGGTGTTGGGATGGAAGTATGAGCGAGCTTACGAGGCATCACAGAAGTACAAGGAAGGGAAGTTCATCTTTGAGAAGTCAAAGATTGTTAAGGAGAACTGGTAGCATGCCTGGATTAGGTTCCTCATCCCATCAAATTCCCCACCTTGAAGTAACTCGTAATGGTTCATGAAGTTCATCTTGTACAGGAAGTTCTAC carries:
- the LOC109007559 gene encoding protein yippee-like At4g27745 — encoded protein: MAELIGPRLYSCCNCRNHVSLHDDIISKAFQGRHGRAFLFSHAMNISVGRKEDRHLMTGLHTVADIHCADCQEVLGWKYERAYEASQKYKEGKFIFEKSKIVKENW